The Anaerobranca gottschalkii DSM 13577 genome segment AGGCTTTATTTAGTCTATTGGAAATTGCAATTCCTAACCCTTGAGGATGATTTATACCCCTAGATAAAATATAGTTAACTCTCAAAGTATCAAAATCCCTTAAAGATTTATATAAATTATTAGCCACGGATAACAAGTTGTTTTTACTACCCACTGGAATAATATGTAGCCTGTCAGCTTTTATTATTTTATCTATATCTTCATCAAAACATAAAACTCCAACATTTTCATAATTTTTTAACAGTTGGGGGATTCTTTTGTTAATTTCCTCTATTACGTTATTATCTTCTCCTAAAATTATTTTCATAGGAGCTTGTGGTTGATAATGTCGATATTTTACTCCTGGCGATAAAATCCTACCTTTTTGAATATCTGTATATTCTTCCACTTCAACTACTTCCCTTAATTCTTCATAAGTTATAGAACCTGGCCTTAAAATTTTAGCTTTACCCTTAGATAAATCTAAAACAGTCGATTCTATCCCTATGGTGGTATTTCCTCCTTGAAAAATATAATCAACTTTTCCGTATAAATCTTCTATAACATGCTCATGATTAGTAGGGCTAGGTCTCCCTGAAGTATTGGCGGAAGGGGCAGCTACAGGCAAATCAGCTTCTTTAATAAGTTCTAATGCTAAAGGATGTCCTGGCATCCTTAAAGCTACTGTGTCTAACCCCCCTAATGTTACTTCTGGAATTACATTTTTTTTAGCTTGTAAAATCACTGTTAGAGGCCCTGGCCAAAAATTCTCCACTAAGAGGTAAAATTCTTTAGGAATATTAACTGCCAACCTTTCCACCCAAGATAAATTACCTAGATGTAAAATTAAAGGATTATCGGCAGGTCTTCCCTTAGCCAAATAAATTTTCTGTACTGCTTCCTTATCCAAACCATTAGCCCCTAATCCATAAACGGTTTCAGTAGGGAAAACCACCGTTTTCCCTTGTTTTATCGCTTCAGCAGCAATCTTTATATCTTGTTTATTTGTATTTAACAGCTGTGTTTTAACCATTTTTTATCCTCTTTTTCCTTTTGATATTAGTAATATATAAAAGGAAGCAGTTAACGGAATTGTTAATATTAAACCTAAACTACCTACTATAGACCGAACTACCTCTGTTGCAATTAAATCCATATTTATAATACGATCATAGGAAGTTTCGTAAGCCCTAAAAATTAGTAAAAGGGGAAGGGAACTTCCAGTATATGCCAAAATCAATGTGTTAACCATAGTCCCCATAATATCTCTACCTACATTCATCCCTGCTTTTAATAAAGCAACTGGTTTTATTTCTGGTAAAGAATTTTGTATTTCAGCCATTGATGATGCCACAGACATTCCTACATCTAGCACCGCTCCTAAAGTTCCGATAATTATCCCTGCAAAAAGGAGGCCTTGAATATCAATTTTAATTGCTTCGTCAATAAAGGAAAGCATTTGAGCTTCTTCTGAACTAAAGCCTGTTAAATGGGCTACTTTGCCAAAAATTACAGCTAATGCTCCCGCTACAATTAAACCACCAATTACTCCAAAGGTGGCAGCAAGACTTTTATTGTTTACTCCTCCAATTATAAATAAAGTTAAAACTGCTATTAAACTAGAAAATGAAATGGCTAAGATCAATGGGTTATAGCCTTTCAAGATTAAAGGCAATAAACCTAAAATAATTACTATTCCCATTATCGTTAAGGTTATCAATGCTTTAAAACCTTTCAATCCACCAATTAGCAACAAAACTACGACAAAAATCCCTACAAGGATATATATATAGTAATCCCTTGCATAACTTTGTATTCCAATATTGATTATTTCATCTCCTGATAATTCGGCATACAAAAGAACCCTTTGTCCGACTCTAAGATCAAGGTCGTATAAAGGATGGCCCATTTTAACATTCTCTAATTCAAACTCTTTACCATAAAATTTTCCCTTAGATGTAATTCTAACACGGAAATCTTGTCTTCCTAAATAAAATTGGTGTTCTGTATCTTCTTCATAGGGTCCAACATAGGTTATTATACCTCTCAAGACTGTATATGGGGGTATTTGGTTGTCGGTATCATATAAATTTATATCTTGATCATTAGAATTTGCCCATACCCCTGCACTAAGAAAAAGGAGAAATATCATACATAGGGTGGACATTACAATTTTCTTCATACTTATTCCTACCCTTCTACACAGTTTTGACATATTCCATAAAATTTTAAATGGTGACCTGTTATTTTAAATTGATATTGTTTTTCTATTTTTTCTTCTAATTGGTCAAGTAAGTCTTCCGCTACTTCAAATACTTCATTACACTTACTGCAAATTAGGTGATGATGATGATGGTCCTCTTCCTTTAATTCATAGCGACTTCTACCATCACCAAAATTCAATTTATGTATTATATCTAATTCTTCAAAAAGTTCTAAAGCTCTATAAATGGTGGCTAAGCCTATATCACCCTTTTCACCTTTAATTATTTCATAAATCTCTTCAGCACTCATATGTTTATCTGTATTTTCCAATAAAATTTCCAATATTCTAGCCCTTTGATTAGTAACTTTGTACCCAGTATTTGCCAATATTTCTCTAGCTTGTTTTGAACTATCACCCATATTTTTTTCCTCCTTTCTTTTTAAATTATAGTTTACCCATTTTACACTGTCAAATTATTACTAAAAAAATATGGTTTATTGTGTTATACAATAAACCATAGGAACTCAAAACAAATTAAAGACAAGTTTATAATTACATTTCACCCAAAACTACCTGAGCTAAGTTTACAGCATGATCCCCAATTCTTTCAAAGTTACTAATAATATCCAAGAAAACTACCCCTGCAGTGGGATGACATAACCCTAAGTTAAGCCTTTCGATGTGTTTATTCCTTAGCTTTTTCTCAAGTTCATCTACAATGTCATCTTCTTCTACAACTTGCCTTGCCAGTTCTAAATTGTTCTCTTTAAGGGCAGTGATAGCTTTATTTGTCATTTTCAATACTGCTTCATACATTTCTCTAATTTCTTCTCTAGCTTTATCAGAAAAAGGAACTTCATTTTCAATTTTAGCTATACATAAATCTGCAATATTTTCACTATGGTCCCCAATTCTTTCAATATCATTAACAGCGTGGAGAAGCATAGTAAGCCTTTCTGAATCCTTACCTGTTAATCCTTTGTTAGATAGTTCAGCCAGGTAAGTTGCTATCTCTTTTTCCAGCTCATCTATTACCTCTTCCCTTTGAGCTACATCCTTTCTGATATCGACCCGATTTTCAAAAAGAATATTTATGGCATCTGTAATCATTTTATTAGAAATTTCCGCCATCCTTACTACTTCTTTTTCAGCAGCTCCTAAGGCAATTGAAGGGGTTTTTAACATTCTTCTATCAATAAATTTTACTCCCCGTTCAATTATTAACTCTTCCCCAGGAACTAATTTTTTAATTAAATTGACAAACTGATTTATAAATGGGAAAAAGATAACGGTGTTAGTTATATTAAATAAAGTATGGGCATTAGCAACTTGTCTAGCCACTAATTCTGCTTCTGTTTTCATAGTTGGTGTTATCAAAACTACCAAATCTGTAAAAGGTTTTAAAATAATGAAAAAGATAACAACACCTATAACATTAAAAACAACATGGGAAACCGCTGCCCTTCTAGCAGTTAAATTAGTTCCAATACTAGCTAACATCGCTGTTACACATGTACCGATATTTGAGCCTAAAATTAAAGCTAAAGCTGAATCTAATGTTAAAACCCCTTCTAAAGTCATAGCAACTACCACACCGGTAGCGGCACTACTTGATTGGACTGCCATTGTAAACAATGCCCCTGCTATAACACCTAAAATAGGGATTTGACCGAAATTGGCGATAAAAGCCATAAATCCCGGTGCAGTTCTTAAAACCCTTAGAGATGCAGACATTGTATTCATTCCTAAAAACAATACTCCAAAACCTAAAATCGCTTGTCCTAAGTATTTGTAAAAACGCTTTTTAGTAAAGAAAGAAAGAACTACTCCTACAGCTATTGCAGGAAGGGCTAACTCTGTAAAACCTTTGAAGGAAACTAACTGGGCAGTAATAGTTGTACCAATATTAGCACCAAAAATTGTTCCTACAGCTTGTGTCAAAGTCATTAAACCGGCATTAACAAAACCTACAATCATTACAGTAGTTGTACTACTACTTTGGACTAATACCGTAACTATTATCCCCGTGATAACAGCCATAAATCTATTAGTGGTTAAAATTTCAAGGATTCTTCTCAACTTATCCCCAGCAGCTTTTTGTAATCCTTCTGCCATCAACTGCATTCCAAAGATAAACAATCCCAAACCACCAAATGCACCAAACAATAGTGGCTTTAAATCAATACCTTCCATTAGTAAATTTTCCTCCATTTCTAATTTAAGTTGCTTCATCTATATCCTATCATATGTTAATAAAATCTCAAAGATATTATTTCTAAAATATGGAAAATATATGTTAAGATTTTGTTACATTTGATAGTCATAAATATGATACTGTATTTTGCCTGTCAAAATTGATTCTACTGTAGTTATATCCTCTTCTTTTATTTTTAATCCTAAATTACAATCTTTCCTTAAATGTCTGGGAACAGGAATAGGGTCTATTGTTATACCATTACTTAACAATAAATCTTCTGCCATTAAAGAATCGTGGTTAGATTCAAATGCCAATAGTTTATATTTCATATTATAACCCTCCTCCCCTTTATTTTATCCTTTTTTATATAAAAACAAAAGAGATAGCTAAAGCTATCTCTCCAGATCGTAAATACCTTCATACTCCACATGGTTTTCTTCTAAAACTTCTATAATTCTATCTTTATCTTTAAGTTTTCCTTCAATACCTAATCCACAATCTGAACTGATATGTCTTGGTATCGGTCGAATTTTAATTTCCAAACCAGCATTTATTAGTACTGTTTCTGCTTTTAAACTATCGTAGGTTGTATGAAAGGTTATAATTATTCCCATTTTTAACTCCCAACTTTAAAAGTATATTCTGCTCCTTCTTCCACTAATTCATATTTTACACCCTTTGTGTTACAAAATCTAGATATATTTTCTTTAGCAACATTAGAATCTACTGTTAACTGAAATGCTCCTCCTAAATCTAGTTCCCTTTTAAACATTAGCAAAGGTTCGGGACAAGCTAAACCCCTAGCGTCCAACTTTCGCATCTGTAGCCCTCCTTACAAAAATAGTTTTTGAATGAGCTAATACAATTATTCCGATAAAAATAAACCCAATAATAACTGCTACTTTTCCATTTACCCCTACTCCTTGTGGGGAAGCAGCTAACCCAAAATTATGGGCAAAGGCAGCTCCAGCCATCATACCAAAAACTGTTATCGCCGAATCAATATTACCTTCTCCTGCTAATATAATTTGCCTTAATGGACAACCTCCCAATAATACAGAACCTAAACCTACTAAAGCCATTCCTAAAAAGTTCCATAGATGATCAGTATGGGCGATTGGTTGGTTAGCAAAACCTAAATTAAATGAACCAAGGGCTAAATTGGTTAATAATGCTGCTACAAAAACAGCAATATAGCCTTTGAGCATATAAAAATCTTTAATTAAAATAACATCTCTAATACCGCCAGCCATACAAAGCCTTGTCCTTTGTCCTATAGCTCCAACCAGAAGCCCTGCTGTCAGTGCGATAGCTATAGGAGCAGTAAAGGAACCTGGACCTTCAGCACTAAAGAAAATAAAAGCTGGTTTTGTTAAAAGAAAAATGAGTAGTATGATCATGAAAGTAGGCATGATAAACCCATTAGAAAGATTTTGCTCTGGTGCTTTCCCCAAAGAAAAGCCAGTTTTTAAAGCCTGTACTCCTAAATAAATACCAAAGGTAAAGCCAAATAATCCGGTTAAAGCATTTAAATCTCCGTTTGCTAATCTCAAAATCATCCTAAAAGGACAACCTAAGAAAACAAGTGCTCCTATCATTACAAAAAATCCTAAGATAAAGCGAAGTAAAGGTGATGAACCTCCTCTAACTTTAAACTCTCTAAAAAAGAGGGATATAAAAAATGAACCAAATAAAAAGCCAATAACTTCTGGTCGAATATACTGTACCAAAGCTGCTCTGTGTAACCCTAAAGCGCCACTTATGTCTCTCACAAAACAAGCTACACAAACCCCCATATTTTTGGGATTTCCTAATTTTACTAAATAAGATCCTAGAAAACCTACAATAAGTCCACCTACAATAAGATAAATTAGATGAGAATACTTTTTCAACTGGAACCCTCCTTGTTATCTTTTTCACTTAATTATATTCTATATCAATAAATAATATCCTTTTATGATATTATAATATTTTCTTATAGTATAAAGTAGAAAAAAAATAAGACCTGTCCTTTCGAACAAGCCTTACTTTTACCTTAATTGATTTTATAGGTTATGTTTCTTCTTGTAATCTTCAATCGCCGCTTTTAATGCATCGGCAGCTAAGTTAGAACAGTGCATTTTAGCAGGAGGTAGTCCCCCTAATTCTTCTGCTACCATTTTATTAGTAAGTTTTAATGCTTCATCTAGTGTTTTCCCTTTAGCCATTTCTGTAACAGCACTGCTAGTTGCTATAGCAGCACCACAGCCAAAGGTTTGGAATTTAATGTCTTGAATAATTCCATTTTCAACTTTTAGATATATTTTCATTATATCTCCACATTTGGCATTACCTACTTCACCAACACCATCAGCATTTTCCAATTCCCCAACATTTCTAGGATTTCTAAAATGATCCATTACTTTTTCAGTGTACATGAACACTCGCTCCTCTCTATTTCCCTTTGTGAATCATTTCTAGAAAGAGGTGACATCTTCCTTAATCTCTCTACCACCTCTGGTATAACTTTTAAGCAATAATCAATATCTTCTTCTGTAGTGTCTTTTCCAAGGGTCAATCTCAATGAACCATGGGCTGTTTGATGGGATAGGCCCATTGCTAATAAAACATGGGATGGATCTAATGATCCTGAAGTACAAGCAGAACCACTAGATGCAGCAATTCCTTCCATATCTAAACTCAGCAAAAGGGCTTCTCCTTCAATGTATTCAATAGATACATTGACATTACCTGGTAGCCTGTTAGTACGGTGACCATTTAATTTAACATCTTCTATTTTTAATAAACCATCAATCAATTTATCCCTTAACCTTGCTATTTCTTTATTTTTCTCAAATGTTTCAATACAAATTTTGGCAGCTTCTCCAAAACCGATTATTCCAGGTACATTTTCAGTTCCTGGACGAATTTTTCTTTCTTGACCACCACCGTAACTTATTCCTTTAATTTTAGTTCCTTTTCTTACATACAGAGCCCCTACTCCTTTGGGTCCATAAATTTTATGGGCTGATATTGTCAATAAATCTACTCCTAATTCTTGGACATCTACTGGTATATTTCCAAAGGTTTGAACTGCATCTGTATGTACATAAATTCCTTTTTCTTTAGCAATTTTTACAACTTCTTTAATGGGTTGTATAGTTCCTACTTCATTATTGGCATGCATAATAGTTATTAAAATAGTATCATCACGGACAGCTGATTTTAAGAATTCCAAGTCAATAAGTCCATCTGAATCTACAGGAACTTTGGTAAGTTCAAAGCCTTCTTTCTCTAAACTTTCACAGGCATCTAACACTGCATGATGTTCTATTACAGAAGTTATTATATGTTTACCTTTATCTTTCAAGGCCTTTGCTACCCCAAAAATCGCTAGGTTATCAGCCTCTGTTCCACCAGAGGTAAAGAAGATCTCTTCAGGAAACTGGGCATTTATCCCTTTTGCCACCTTTTCTCTAGCTTTATCTATTTCAATAGCAACTTCTCTCCCAAATTGATGTATACTAGAAGGGTTGCCGTATAATTCTTTAAAAAATGGTAACATTTTTTCTAAAACTTGGGGATGCACTGGAGTTGTAGCGGCATGATCAAGATATACTCTTCTCATTATAAATTCCTCCTCTTAGGATTTTACTATTTTATATCTTTGACAATATCGTCGAATTTTATTTCATCTAAAACCTTGGCCATAGAATCCCTTAATTTAGCCCAAACAAATTTTGTAATACAATTATCTTCCTTTGTACAACATCCTTCACCTGTGCTATTCTCAATAACACATTCCACTGGTCCTATTGGACCTTCTAGAACCCTAATGGCATCTCCCACTGTAAGTTCTTTAGGATCTTTGGCTAAAACATAGCCTCCTTTAGGGCCTCTGATACTTTCAATTATCCCTGCTTTTTTTAATTCTCTAAAAATCTGTTCTAAATATAGATCCGGCAGGTGTTCCCTTTGGGCAATCTCTTTTAATGTTAAAGGTCCTTGTTTATAATTATGGGCCAATACCGCTAAGGCTCTAACTCCATACTCACCTTTAGTAGTCAACCTCATTTTAAGCCCCCTATCTCTACTAAATTACTCGGGATTAGCTATTAAAAAATACCCGAGTTACTTACTCGAGTATATTATATTAGATTTTCTCTCTTTTGTCAAAGAGTTTAGATAATACTTAACTAAAAATTTTTTTGATAAACTCTATTATTTTTTTTAGCAAATTTAGAATAAAATATTCATATTCTACCTCAACATCTTCTATTTCCCCTGAAGGCTCTGCAAATACCCCTTTTTCCTCTATTTCTCCTACAAGACAAAGGGGAGGGAACATAACACACCACCAATTATCCCCTTTACCTTCTCCTAAAATAATTTTTAAAGCTTTATATTGACCTTTGGGATATACGGTATCTAAATATAATCTTGTAGGAAAGTCGAAATTGCCAAGTTCTCCATGGGCACCATAGGCCAGTCCATTTTCTATCAGCACATTACCAGCTAAATCTTCAATATCTTGTAAATTATTTCCTATAAATTTTTCTATTTCCTTGATTCCTTTAAGATTCTTCAGTTCCTGACTATATTCCTTTAACACTCTATCCCTAACTAAATATTTGACAAATTGATCTTTAGGATTATTACTATTAGCTATTATATGAATCCTTAGTATTTCTTCTCCCTTTAATGCAACTTTACCAGAAAAATAAGTTAATATGCTTAGTAAAGATAAAAAACATACTATTTTCCATTTCCCCACTTTAACTCCCCCTCTACCTAATGTAGTTTTTAATAAAATCTAGTGCCACTTTTTCCAATCTAGAAACTTGAGCTTGAGATATCCCTATTTCCTTTGCCACTTCTACTTGAGTTTTCCCGGCAAAAAACCTCTTAAATAATATTTCCTTTTCCCTTGGGGATAACTTTTCTAAAGCTTCTTTTAACAAAATAGTTTGTAACCAACTTTCATCACAATCGTTATCCTTTACCTGCTCTTCTATATAAACAGGATCTTGGTTATCATTAAAAACTGGTTCGTTTAAGGAAATAGGTTCATAGTTGGCATCTAAAGCAAAAACTATTTCTTCTTCAGGTAGATCCAAGTGGGCGGCTAATTCTTTGATAGTAGGTTCCCTCCCTAATTCCTTTGCTAGCTTTTCCCTTTGTTGTAAAGCTTTATGGGCGATTTTCCTTACTGATCTACTTACTCTAATACTGTTATTATCCCTTAAATATCTCCTTATTTCACCCATTATCATAGGTACAGCATAGGTAGAAAACTTTACTCCAAGGTCTGGATTAAAGTTGTCAACAGCTTTTAAAAGACCAATACACCCAATTTGGAATAAATCATCTAAATTTTCCCCTCTATTTTTAAACCCTTTTAAAACACTGAGTACTAATCTGAGATTTCCCTTTACTATTAATTCCCGAGCCCCTTTATCTCCTTCTAACATTTTCCTAAACAACATGTCCATCTTTTTACTAGAGATTACCGGCAAATTATATGTATCCACTCCACTTACAGTTACTTTGAAATTTTGTTGCATAAAAAATCCCCCTCTTACCAATCTTTTCTAGTTCTGTCACTAACTATTATTGACTGGTAAGAGGAGGTTTTAAACATGAATTTTAAAAATTTTCTTCCAGAAAATTTTCTCCTACAGCTACCCGCTGACGGCCAGCTAGGTCTTTTAAGATATATACTTTTTGAAAGCCCCCTTTTTGTAGAAGCTCCATTGCTCCTTGACCTTGATTATAAGCTATTTCTATAGCCAACGCCCCTCCTTTTTTGAGGGTACCTGGTAATTCCTTTACTAATTCCTGATATATTTCAAGACCTGATTCACCACCAATTAGTGCAGTGTAAGGCTCAAACTCTTTTACTTCCCTTTGCAATGTTTGATATTCCCTTTCCGGAATATATGGAAGATTGGAGACTACTAAATCAACTTCTATATTTTCTTTCTTTAAGGGTTCCAATAGATTTCCATGGAAAAACTTAATTTTATCAGCTACTTCTAATCTTTCGCTATTTAATTTAGCTACTTCTAGACTATCTATTGATAAATCAACAGCATAAATTTTTTTACCTGTATATTTAGCTAAAGAAATACCTATAGCTCCACTCCCTGTTCCTACATCCACTGTTTTGAAATCAGAAATTTTGTTTAGCTCCATATAACTTATAGCCCATTCTACTAAAATTTCTGTATCAGGTCTAGGAATAAGAACCCTTTGATCTACATAGAAATCTAAACCCATAAACCCCTTTTCCTTTACTATATATGCATAAGGGTACCCTTGCCCCCGCTTTTCAACCCATCCCATATAATCTTTTAACTGTTTTTCTGTAAGGGATTGATTTTCCTGTAATGTCAATTTAACTAAAGGAATATTTAATAACTTCTTCAACAATAATTGACTTTCAAAATATGGGTTTTCGATTCCTTGTTTTTTTAGATAGGAAGAAGCCCAAATAAGGGCTTCTTTAATATTTCTAATCATATTATTCAACCTTCTTCAATTTTTCAAGTTGATCTGCAGTAATTAAAGCATCAATTATTTCATCAAGTTCCCCTGCTAAAATTGTATCTAATTTGTGCAAGGTTAAACCGATTCGGTGGTCAGTTACTCTACTTTGAGGGAAATTATATGTCCTTATCCTTTCACTACGATCACCGGTTCCAACTTGGCTTTTACGGTTTTCAGCCATTTCTGCCCGTCTTTCTTCTTCATACTTTTCCATAAGTCTCGCCCTTAATACCCTCATAGCCTTTTCCCTATTTTTAAGCTGAGATTTTTCATCTTGTATAGATACTACAATACCTGTGGGTAAATGGGTAATTCTCACCGCTGATTGAGTAGTGTTAACACTTTGTCCTCCAGGACCAGAAGAACAGAAGGTATCTATTCTTAAATCATTTTGGTTGATCTCAACTTCCACTTCCTCTGCCTCTGGTAGTACCGCTACAGTTATTGTAGAGGTATGGATTCTACCACCAGATTCTGTAGTAGGGATCCTTTGTACCCTGTGAACTCCACTTTCATATTTTAAGCGACTGTAAGCACCTTCACCTTCAATTAGGAAAATTATTTCTTTAATACCCCCTATATCAGTATAGTGGGCATCCATAATTTCAACTCTCCAGCCTTTGGTTTCCGCATAACGGGTATACATTTTAAAGATATCTGCAGCAAATAAAGCTGCTTCATCTCCTCCAGCACTACCCCTGATTTCCATAATAACGTTCTTAGAATCGTTAGGATCCTTAGGTAATAATAAAATTTTCAATCTTTCTTCAAGTTCTTCTTTTTTATCCTCTAATTCTGGTAATTCTTCTTTTGCCAGTTCCACCAACTCTAGATCTATTTTGTTGTATAAAATATCTTTCATTTCTTGATATGATTCAACTACTTTTTTATACTCCCTATATGTGTTAACAATAGGTGTTAAATCGGCATGTTCTTTAGTGTATTTTCTCCATTGCTGCTGGTTATTTGTTATAATTTCTGGGTCTGCTATCAGTCTTTCTAATTCTTCATATTTCTCTTCAATACTTTTAAGTTTATCTAACATCATATTTTTACACCTCTGCTTCGTTAGCAATTTCATCTATATTATATAAATTAGGTTTTTCTCTGTCAATTACACTATCATCTTCAAGAAGGGCTTTTATTGCAGCTATAGCCACTTCAACTTGAGCAGGATCCGGGTTTTTTGTCGTTAATTTTTGGAGCATAAGCCCCGGAAACATGACAATATTTAAAATAGAATTATTATATTTCCCCGTCAATTTAGTAACCTCATAAGCCAAGCCAGCAATCAAAGGAATTAGTACAATCCTTAATAATACCCTAGGAATAAGAGCCATCCAAGGTAATAGGGAAAATATTAAAATACTTATTACCATAACTATCAGTAAAAAAGATGTCCCACATCTTTTATGAAGGGGTGAGTATTTCATAGCATTTTCTACAGTTAGTTCTTCCCCCTGCTCATGACAATGAACCACCATGTGTTCTGCACCATGGTATTGAAATACCCTATGGATTTCTTTAACCTTTGATACGAAAAATATATAAGTTAAAAATATACCTAAGCGAATTAATCCTTCAATGAGATTTTTAAAACCTAAATTATATGGGGTAACTTTTTCTAAAAAACCGGTAATTAAAGTTGGTAAAACAAAAAATAAACCTATGGCAGTTATAACTGCTAAAAATACTGCAGAAAATATTTCTTTTTTACTTAAATTTTCCCCTTCTTCCCCTTCACTTAAATTAGCAGATTTAGTAAGCATTTCCACTCCTACTGATAAAGCCTCTATTAAATTAAGACTCCCTCTAATAACAGGCCAAGAAGATATTCTTTTTTCCTTTTTTAAGCCTAGATTTTTTTTCTCAACATAGATGGTTCCATCAGGTTTTCTTACCGCCAATGTAACTTTATTCTGTAAACGAAACATTACACCTTCTAAAACTGCTTGACCCCCTACCGCTAAACTAGTTTTCTCTTTCAACCTTATCACCCCTTATTTTGGGACTATATGACATCTCCGGCATCTTGCTTCATATGATTCAGTTGCCCCAATTAAAATTACTGGATCATTAGCTTTAGCTGGTTTTCCTTCAATTAACCTCTGGGTTCTGCTGGCCGGATTACCACAAACTACACAAATTGCTTGAAGTTTATCGACATATTCTGAGATAGCCATTAAAGTATGAATGGAACCAAAGGGCATTCCCCTAAAATCTGTATCTAAACCTGCAACTATCACCCTTTTACCCATATTAGCTAATTTTGTACAAACATCTACTATTTTTTCATCTAAAAACTGTGCTTCATCTATAGCTACTACATCGATACTTTCTGTGACATATTGAAGTATTTCCTCAGCTTTACAAATATTAATAGCATTTATTTGATCTCCATTATGGGAGACTACACTATTGACACAATATCTATTATCTATTTCTGGTTTAAATACCAATGTTTTTTTCTTTCCATACCTAGCTCTTTTTACTCTACGGATTAACTCTTCACTTTTCCCAGAAAACATACTACCAGTTATTACTTCAATCCAACCCATATCTTTAATAATATGCATCTTCTTCTCTCCCCCTAAAAACCTTTTAAAGATAAAATTCGACAAAACTATGGATAACCCTGCTATTTTTTAATTTTAAAATTAGATGCAGAGCCCCAAAGGAGACTCTGCATCTAATAAGTTTAAAACTACATGCCGTATTTACGACGGAATTTATCAACACGGCCACCAGCATCAACAAATTTTTGTTTTCCTGTGTAAAATGGATGACATTTTGAGCAAATTTCTACTCTGACTTCTTCTTTAGTTGAACGGGTTTCAATTACTTCACCACAGGCACAAGTAATTGTAGTTTTTTTGTATTCTGGATGAATGGCTTGTTTCATATCAGATTCACCTCTTTCAGCATTTCTTGG includes the following:
- the yedE gene encoding YedE family putative selenium transporter; the protein is MKKYSHLIYLIVGGLIVGFLGSYLVKLGNPKNMGVCVACFVRDISGALGLHRAALVQYIRPEVIGFLFGSFFISLFFREFKVRGGSSPLLRFILGFFVMIGALVFLGCPFRMILRLANGDLNALTGLFGFTFGIYLGVQALKTGFSLGKAPEQNLSNGFIMPTFMIILLIFLLTKPAFIFFSAEGPGSFTAPIAIALTAGLLVGAIGQRTRLCMAGGIRDVILIKDFYMLKGYIAVFVAALLTNLALGSFNLGFANQPIAHTDHLWNFLGMALVGLGSVLLGGCPLRQIILAGEGNIDSAITVFGMMAGAAFAHNFGLAASPQGVGVNGKVAVIIGFIFIGIIVLAHSKTIFVRRATDAKVGR
- the nifU gene encoding Fe-S cluster assembly scaffold protein NifU codes for the protein MYTEKVMDHFRNPRNVGELENADGVGEVGNAKCGDIMKIYLKVENGIIQDIKFQTFGCGAAIATSSAVTEMAKGKTLDEALKLTNKMVAEELGGLPPAKMHCSNLAADALKAAIEDYKKKHNL
- the nifS gene encoding cysteine desulfurase NifS, encoding MRRVYLDHAATTPVHPQVLEKMLPFFKELYGNPSSIHQFGREVAIEIDKAREKVAKGINAQFPEEIFFTSGGTEADNLAIFGVAKALKDKGKHIITSVIEHHAVLDACESLEKEGFELTKVPVDSDGLIDLEFLKSAVRDDTILITIMHANNEVGTIQPIKEVVKIAKEKGIYVHTDAVQTFGNIPVDVQELGVDLLTISAHKIYGPKGVGALYVRKGTKIKGISYGGGQERKIRPGTENVPGIIGFGEAAKICIETFEKNKEIARLRDKLIDGLLKIEDVKLNGHRTNRLPGNVNVSIEYIEGEALLLSLDMEGIAASSGSACTSGSLDPSHVLLAMGLSHQTAHGSLRLTLGKDTTEEDIDYCLKVIPEVVERLRKMSPLSRNDSQREIERSECSCTLKK
- a CDS encoding RrF2 family transcriptional regulator, with product MRLTTKGEYGVRALAVLAHNYKQGPLTLKEIAQREHLPDLYLEQIFRELKKAGIIESIRGPKGGYVLAKDPKELTVGDAIRVLEGPIGPVECVIENSTGEGCCTKEDNCITKFVWAKLRDSMAKVLDEIKFDDIVKDIK
- a CDS encoding stage II sporulation protein R produces the protein MGKWKIVCFLSLLSILTYFSGKVALKGEEILRIHIIANSNNPKDQFVKYLVRDRVLKEYSQELKNLKGIKEIEKFIGNNLQDIEDLAGNVLIENGLAYGAHGELGNFDFPTRLYLDTVYPKGQYKALKIILGEGKGDNWWCVMFPPLCLVGEIEEKGVFAEPSGEIEDVEVEYEYFILNLLKKIIEFIKKIFS
- the sigG gene encoding RNA polymerase sporulation sigma factor SigG; the encoded protein is MQQNFKVTVSGVDTYNLPVISSKKMDMLFRKMLEGDKGARELIVKGNLRLVLSVLKGFKNRGENLDDLFQIGCIGLLKAVDNFNPDLGVKFSTYAVPMIMGEIRRYLRDNNSIRVSRSVRKIAHKALQQREKLAKELGREPTIKELAAHLDLPEEEIVFALDANYEPISLNEPVFNDNQDPVYIEEQVKDNDCDESWLQTILLKEALEKLSPREKEILFKRFFAGKTQVEVAKEIGISQAQVSRLEKVALDFIKNYIR
- the prmC gene encoding peptide chain release factor N(5)-glutamine methyltransferase, whose protein sequence is MIRNIKEALIWASSYLKKQGIENPYFESQLLLKKLLNIPLVKLTLQENQSLTEKQLKDYMGWVEKRGQGYPYAYIVKEKGFMGLDFYVDQRVLIPRPDTEILVEWAISYMELNKISDFKTVDVGTGSGAIGISLAKYTGKKIYAVDLSIDSLEVAKLNSERLEVADKIKFFHGNLLEPLKKENIEVDLVVSNLPYIPEREYQTLQREVKEFEPYTALIGGESGLEIYQELVKELPGTLKKGGALAIEIAYNQGQGAMELLQKGGFQKVYILKDLAGRQRVAVGENFLEENF